Proteins co-encoded in one Sphingobacteriaceae bacterium genomic window:
- a CDS encoding DNA polymerase IV — protein sequence MAADGKSSWRRLFGDRTIVHVDMDAFFAQIEVLDNPSLRGKPVIVGGPRDSARGVVSTCSYEARRYGVRSAMPIQQAVKLCPHGIFLRPRFERYAAVSGHIRRILAEFSPLVEAISVDEAFLDMTGCEHFYRDPVHLGRAIKERIYQETSLTCSAGVAPNKFLAKLASDQQKPDGLVVVTQDQVDHFLLPMPVDALWGVGPKTAQRLRQAGIHTVAQVRTRSLESICRILGATHGRHVYDLAFGRDDRPVEPYSPPKSIGKETTFPVDVPDGPDLRAHLARLAASVGERVRRKGVFPRTVTVKVRFPDFATHTKSISLKHPFCDDDTLFKQANALLDHFNLQRPLRLLGVYVSNFQEQGQTSLFPLEADRLTEAVDALNQRLGQRVIRRGREL from the coding sequence ATGGCCGCAGACGGAAAATCCTCATGGCGGCGTCTCTTCGGCGACCGCACCATCGTCCATGTGGACATGGACGCCTTCTTCGCCCAGATCGAAGTGCTGGACAACCCGTCCCTGCGGGGCAAGCCGGTCATCGTAGGCGGGCCCCGGGACAGCGCCCGGGGCGTGGTGTCCACCTGCTCCTACGAAGCCCGGCGCTACGGCGTGCGGTCGGCCATGCCCATCCAGCAGGCGGTAAAGCTGTGTCCCCACGGCATCTTCCTAAGACCCCGCTTCGAGCGATACGCGGCCGTCAGCGGGCACATCCGGCGGATCCTGGCGGAATTCAGCCCTTTGGTGGAAGCCATCTCCGTCGATGAAGCCTTCCTCGACATGACGGGCTGCGAGCATTTCTACCGCGACCCCGTCCACCTGGGCCGGGCCATCAAGGAGCGCATCTACCAGGAGACAAGCCTGACCTGCTCCGCTGGCGTGGCGCCCAATAAGTTCCTGGCCAAATTGGCCTCAGACCAGCAGAAGCCCGACGGGCTGGTGGTGGTCACCCAGGACCAGGTCGACCACTTCCTGCTGCCCATGCCCGTGGACGCCCTCTGGGGCGTGGGGCCCAAAACCGCCCAGCGGCTGCGGCAGGCCGGCATCCACACCGTGGCCCAGGTCCGGACCCGGTCCCTGGAGTCCATCTGCCGCATCCTGGGCGCCACCCACGGCCGGCACGTCTACGACTTGGCCTTCGGCCGGGATGACCGCCCCGTAGAGCCCTACAGCCCGCCCAAGTCCATCGGCAAGGAAACCACCTTCCCCGTGGACGTGCCCGACGGCCCGGACCTGCGGGCCCACCTGGCCCGGCTGGCGGCCAGCGTGGGGGAGAGGGTGCGGCGCAAAGGCGTCTTCCCCCGCACCGTCACCGTGAAGGTGCGCTTCCCCGACTTCGCCACCCACACCAAGAGCATCAGCCTGAAGCACCCCTTCTGCGACGACGACACCTTGTTCAAGCAGGCCAACGCCCTGCTGGACCACTTCAACCTGCAGCGGCCCCTGCGGCTCCTGGGCGTGTACGTGTCCAACTTCCAGGAGCAGGGGCAGACCTCGTTGTTCCCCCTGGAGGCCGACCGGCTCACCGAGGCCGTGGACGCCCTCAACCAGCGCCTGGGCCAGCGGGTCATCCGCCGCGGCCGGGAACTGTAA